In the Telopea speciosissima isolate NSW1024214 ecotype Mountain lineage chromosome 2, Tspe_v1, whole genome shotgun sequence genome, one interval contains:
- the LOC122650954 gene encoding proline-rich receptor-like protein kinase PERK2: MGRQVDWAVTVVVVIASLNLQYAISQIPPSLPSSSPVNAAIPPPPSLPSTTPVTAAIPPPPSLPSTAPVTASIPPPPSVPFSTPVTTAIPPPPSIPSTPVNAAIPPPPSIPSTPPVSAAIPPPPSLPSTPPVSTTAPPVPSTPPLNSAAPPLPATPPVSLTAPPLAPAPPVNLSVPPLAAVPPVSLSVPPLPSVPSISPSVPPVTSNRSQSPVTYTVGDTLGWTVPPGGAAAYTAWAAGKTFFVGDTLLFNFTTGNHDVAIVTTSGFDSCSNSSIIGSLITTGPAKVVLDTEGEKYYICTFTRHCQLGQKLSINVTGTASPPSAPTPSSPSPPNSAHNSRIGITGFSITLLTTTILAFIL, encoded by the exons atGGGTAGGCAGGTTGATTGGGCGGTCACAGTTGTTGTGGTTATAGCTTCTCTTAATCTGCAGTACGCCATCAGCCAAATACCTCCATCactaccttcttcttctccggtCAATGCtgctattcctcctcctccatcacTACCTTCCACTACCCCCGTCACCGCTGcgattcctcctcctccatcacTACCATCGACTGCTCCTGTAACCGCTTctattcctcctcctccatcagTACCTTTCAGTACTCCCGTCACCACtgctattcctcctcctccatcaaTACCTTCGACTCCCGTCAACGCTGCTATCCCTCCTCCTCCATCAATACCTTCGACTCCTCCCGTCAGCGCTGCTATCCCTCCTCCTCCATCACTACCTTCCACTCCTCCGGTCAGCACTACTGCTCCTCCAGTCCCTTCTACTCCTCCTCTCAACTCCGCCGCCCCTCCCCTACCTGCTACTCCTCCTGTCTCCCTGACTGCCCCACCACTAGCTCCCGCTCCTCCGGTTAACCTCTCTGTCCCGCCTCTAGCTGCAGTTCCTCCGGTTAGCCTCTCTGTCCCGCCACTACCTTCAGTACCTTCTATCAGCCCAAGTGTCCCACCAGTTACTAGCAACCGTTCCCAATCCCCTGTGACCTACACCGTCGGAGACACCTTGGGATGGACCGTCCCTCCTGGTGGCGCCGCTGCCTACACCGCTTGGGCTGCTGGAAAGACCTTTTTCGTCGGAGACACTCTTT TGTTCAACTTCACCACAGGGAACCACGATGTGGCGATTGTAACAACATCAGGATTCGATTCTTGCAGCAACAGTAGTATCATCGGGTCTCTTATAACGACCGGCCCAGCAAAAGTGGTTTTAGATACGGAAGGAGAGAAATACTACATCTGCACCTTCACAAGGCACTGCCAGTTGGGTCAAAAGCTTTCGATTAACGTCACCGGCACCGCTTCGCCGCCCAGCGCCCCAaccccatcctcaccatctcCGCCCAACTCTGCACACAACTCTAGAATTGGAATCACCGGCTTCTCTATTACCTTATTGACCACAACCATCTTAGCTTTTATTCTTTAG
- the LOC122651536 gene encoding uncharacterized protein LOC122651536 isoform X2: MPRPGPRPYECVRRAWHSDRHQPMRGFLIREILNEIHSPATKRNKEWQEKLPIVVFKAEEIMYSKANSEAEYMDLNTLWDRVNDAINTIIRRDEGSETGEYLQPCIEAALNLGCIPRRASRSQRHSNPRSYLNPSAQDQPNSANLRVPDKTTHEGSLPLQSGNRTNSPQLIPRYSTFTRPITLNSTGIRSKSSSPVTPDSNPTSTHEFPLSSENFPSTGLNQPLPIPASPSSNLGRVSPLCYGTPLQSRKPQLSLQVQVPQKSDHETVVGIPCVQSSVEPVAMPVLEYHFSCEAGVNASDRTTQSEFKGKSEKRPQIECDLYLRLGPPASDTRVENEWPHQVEDVGSSSSREGSKANDQSPQMGKELCFLFRDNPDDPLEFCSSKLSSEGEGLNAEAIDRKRKAPVSDSAGDGNIHKQPKFPSNEFLARLKKPGL; the protein is encoded by the exons ATGCCGAGACCAGGCCCAAGGCCTTATGAGTGCGTCAGGAGGGCTTGGCACAGTGATAGGCACCAACCCATGAGAGGATTTCTCATTCGAGAGATACT CAATGAGATCCATAGCCCTGCTACTAAGAGAAACAAGGAATGGCAGGAGAAGCTACCTATCGTTGTTTTTAAAGCAGAGGAAATCATGTACTCCAAGGCCAATTCTGAG GCGGAGTACATGGATCTCAACACGCTCTGGGACCGGGTGAATGATGCCATTAACACGATCATACGAAGGGACGAGGGCAGTGAGACGGGAGAATATCTGCAGCCTTGCATCGAAG CCGCCCTTAACCTGGGTTGCATTCCGAGAAGAGCATCGCGGAGCCAACGGCACAGTAACCCGAGGTCTTACCTGAACCCCAGCGCGCAAGATCAACCCAACTCTGCCAATCTCAGAGTTCCGGACAAAACGACCCATGAAGGGTCACTGCCTCTCCAATCAGGCAACCGAACCAACAGTCCGCAGCTAATCCCCCGCTACTCCACCTTCACAAGACCCATAACCTTGAATTCAACTGGCATACGCTCAAAATCTAGTAGTCCCGTCACTCCTGACAGTAACCCAACCTCCACCCATGAATTCCCCCTTTCCTCTGAGAACTTTCCTTCAACTGGCCTTAACCAACCCTTACCGATTCCTGCTTCCCCCTCATCAAATTTAGGTCGTGTTAGCCCACTGTGTTATGGCACTCCTCTTCAGAGTAGGAAGCCCCAATTAAGCTTGCAAGTCCAAGTTCCCCAAAAGTCAGACCATGAAACGGTTGTTGGTATACCTTGCGTTCAGTCCTCTGTGGAGCCTGTTGCAATGCCTGTGTTGGAGTATCACTTTTCCTGTGAAGCTGGTGTAAATGCTTCAGACAGAACTACTCAATCAGAGTTCAAGGGCAAATCTGAGAAACGACCTCAGATTGAGTGTGATCTATACTTGCGGCTAGGTCCACCGGCTTCTGATACAAGAGTGGAAAATGAATGGCCTCATCAGGTTGAAGATGTTGGTTCCAGTAGTTCGCGAGAAGGGAGCAAGGCCAATGATCAATCTCCACAAATGGGTAAAGaactttgtttccttttcagAGATAATCCTGATGACCCCTTGGAATTCTGCTCAAGTAAATTGAGTTCTGAGGGTGAAGGTCTGAATGCAGAAGCAATTGATAGGAAGCGAAAGGCTCCTGTTAGTGACTCTGCTGGGGATGGTAACATTCACAAACAACCAAAATTTCCATCCAACGAGTTTCTTGCAAGATTAAAGAAGCCAGGCTTGTAG
- the LOC122651536 gene encoding uncharacterized protein LOC122651536 isoform X1, giving the protein MPRPGPRPYECVRRAWHSDRHQPMRGFLIREILRVANEIHSPATKRNKEWQEKLPIVVFKAEEIMYSKANSEAEYMDLNTLWDRVNDAINTIIRRDEGSETGEYLQPCIEAALNLGCIPRRASRSQRHSNPRSYLNPSAQDQPNSANLRVPDKTTHEGSLPLQSGNRTNSPQLIPRYSTFTRPITLNSTGIRSKSSSPVTPDSNPTSTHEFPLSSENFPSTGLNQPLPIPASPSSNLGRVSPLCYGTPLQSRKPQLSLQVQVPQKSDHETVVGIPCVQSSVEPVAMPVLEYHFSCEAGVNASDRTTQSEFKGKSEKRPQIECDLYLRLGPPASDTRVENEWPHQVEDVGSSSSREGSKANDQSPQMGKELCFLFRDNPDDPLEFCSSKLSSEGEGLNAEAIDRKRKAPVSDSAGDGNIHKQPKFPSNEFLARLKKPGL; this is encoded by the exons ATGCCGAGACCAGGCCCAAGGCCTTATGAGTGCGTCAGGAGGGCTTGGCACAGTGATAGGCACCAACCCATGAGAGGATTTCTCATTCGAGAGATACTTAG GGTCGCCAATGAGATCCATAGCCCTGCTACTAAGAGAAACAAGGAATGGCAGGAGAAGCTACCTATCGTTGTTTTTAAAGCAGAGGAAATCATGTACTCCAAGGCCAATTCTGAG GCGGAGTACATGGATCTCAACACGCTCTGGGACCGGGTGAATGATGCCATTAACACGATCATACGAAGGGACGAGGGCAGTGAGACGGGAGAATATCTGCAGCCTTGCATCGAAG CCGCCCTTAACCTGGGTTGCATTCCGAGAAGAGCATCGCGGAGCCAACGGCACAGTAACCCGAGGTCTTACCTGAACCCCAGCGCGCAAGATCAACCCAACTCTGCCAATCTCAGAGTTCCGGACAAAACGACCCATGAAGGGTCACTGCCTCTCCAATCAGGCAACCGAACCAACAGTCCGCAGCTAATCCCCCGCTACTCCACCTTCACAAGACCCATAACCTTGAATTCAACTGGCATACGCTCAAAATCTAGTAGTCCCGTCACTCCTGACAGTAACCCAACCTCCACCCATGAATTCCCCCTTTCCTCTGAGAACTTTCCTTCAACTGGCCTTAACCAACCCTTACCGATTCCTGCTTCCCCCTCATCAAATTTAGGTCGTGTTAGCCCACTGTGTTATGGCACTCCTCTTCAGAGTAGGAAGCCCCAATTAAGCTTGCAAGTCCAAGTTCCCCAAAAGTCAGACCATGAAACGGTTGTTGGTATACCTTGCGTTCAGTCCTCTGTGGAGCCTGTTGCAATGCCTGTGTTGGAGTATCACTTTTCCTGTGAAGCTGGTGTAAATGCTTCAGACAGAACTACTCAATCAGAGTTCAAGGGCAAATCTGAGAAACGACCTCAGATTGAGTGTGATCTATACTTGCGGCTAGGTCCACCGGCTTCTGATACAAGAGTGGAAAATGAATGGCCTCATCAGGTTGAAGATGTTGGTTCCAGTAGTTCGCGAGAAGGGAGCAAGGCCAATGATCAATCTCCACAAATGGGTAAAGaactttgtttccttttcagAGATAATCCTGATGACCCCTTGGAATTCTGCTCAAGTAAATTGAGTTCTGAGGGTGAAGGTCTGAATGCAGAAGCAATTGATAGGAAGCGAAAGGCTCCTGTTAGTGACTCTGCTGGGGATGGTAACATTCACAAACAACCAAAATTTCCATCCAACGAGTTTCTTGCAAGATTAAAGAAGCCAGGCTTGTAG